The genomic window TGGCCTGGGCATAGGCCGTGAAAAGGTCCGGCTCATCGGTATCTTCCAGCATCGGCCGCAGCATGTCGGCGGCCTGGGCGGCCTGCGCCTTGGTGCCTCCCACGGTCAAAGCATTGGCGTAGGCGACGCCAACGGCCTTGTTGCGTGGAGATTGGGCGTTGAGCGCCGCGTAGATATCCAACGCGGCGCCGCGTTGGCCAGCCTGGAATCTGGCGCCAGCCATGGCCAGCCGCAGAATCAGGCTATCCGGATATTTGGTGAGCAGCGGCTCCAACTGCGTGATGGCCTTGGCGCCCTGGTCACTGCGGGTCAGGGCCAGGGCATAGCCGTAGTAGTTTTCCGTGGTTCTGCCGCTGCCATCGTGGCGCGCCAGCAGCTCGCTGTAATAGCTATCCATGCGGTAGGCGTCATCGGACAGCACTCGCACCCGCTCGCGCATCAGCAGATAGGTGTTGGGATCCTTGCTATTGTTCGCGGCGAGTAGGGCGGTTGGATCCTTCACGTAGGCGATCGGGGCGGTTTGCTTATCCCAGCTTGTCTTGTTCAGCAGATTGCCGTTGGGCAGCGATTTCTGTTCGGCGATCAGTGCAGTGGCCCGTGCCTTGGCGTCAGCGATGCGCTGCGGTGTGACCGGGTGATCCTGCAACAGGGCGGGGAGTTGGAAGCCGCCGGAATCGGCGCTCATGACGTCCTCCATGCGCTGGAAAAACTCTGCCATCGCATTCGGGTCAAAGCCGGCCTTGGACAGCGTCATGATGCCAGTGCGGTCGGCTTCTGCTTCATCCTTGCGGGTGAAGTTGATTTCCTTCTGCATGATCACGCCCTGGCCACCCAGCAGGGCCGCAGCGGCGGCCTGGCCGCCTGCTGCGCCGCCAGCGGCGATCGCGCCAAGGGCTACCAGCGCCATCAGCGGCGTGTCTTTCCTGGCCGCCTCGTAGGCGCGTTGCAGATGGTTCTGGGTGGTATGGCCGATTTCGTGCGCCATTACCGCGGCGAGTTCATCTTCCGTACGGGTGATGATGATCAGTCCAGAGTTGATGCCCGTATAACCGCCCGGAGCGGAGAACGCGTTGATGACCGGATCTTTGGGGATGAAGAACGCGAAGTGATCCTTCGGCTTGGCCGAATTCGATGCCAGGCGGAAGCCGAGGTTGTTGATGTAGTCGTCGGCCAGCGGATCGTCCAACACCATGTCCAGGGCACGCATCTGCTCCAGCATCATGGTGCCGTAATCCTGCGCCTCCTGCGGCGAAATCAATGCGTTGGCCGAACTGCCCAGATCAGGCAACTGGATGTCGTCCGGCTTGTCCTGCTGAGCGCCGGCAACAAAGCTGATAGCGGCCAGCACAAGGCCAGTCAGCAGGCGTTTACGCAGATGTCGTGGTGCATTGATCATAGATCGATAACAATAGCATCTGAGACCTTTCCGGATGGTTGCAGTTCAGCACCAAACGGCTTGTTTTTAAAGGCAGCCACCGCCATTTATGGCGCAAGTAATTTCGGAGCGTTGCAATGCCCAAGATCGAAGTCTATTCCACCGCAGTGTGCCCCTACTGCGTGGCCGCGAAGAACCTGCTGAAGGCCAAGGGCCTGAGTTGGCAGGAGGTGCGTGTGGATACCGATCCGGCAGAGCGTGACGCGATGCTTCAGCGCAGCGGTGGCCGTCGTACGGTGCCGCAGATCTTTATCAACGACCAGCTTGTCGGCGGTTACGACGACCTGGTCGCTGCCGATCGCAGCGGCAAGCTGGCCCAATTGCTGAGTGAAGCAGCATGAGCGCCGAAAAGGATCGTCTCGCCGAATTCACCGCATTCCGCCAGCGTATGAACGAGCGCATCCTGGGCGAAGACAACCAGGTCGTGCGCCGCTTCTTTGCGCTTGATACGCAGACGTACAAGGCCGGTGCACTGGATGTGAAAACCAAGGAAATGCTTGGTTTGGTGGCATCCATGGTGCTGCGTTGCGATGACTGCATCAGCTATCACGTCGCGCAGTGCAAGGAAGCGGGCGTCAGCCGCGAGGAATTCTTCGAGGTGTTCAGCGTCGGACTGGTGGTCGGTGGTTCGATTGTGATTCCACATTTGCGGCGGGCGGTGGATTTCCTGGACAAGCTTGAGTCGGGTGATGCGGCTGGGCAGGGTGTTGGCTGCGGCGACCACGCGTGATTTTCTCCGTCTCTCCTCTCCCCGAAAGGGAGAGGAGGCGAACGTGAAAAGCCCATCATTTGAATTGAAGCGCACGCTTCATTCGATTTAAGGCGATGCTCCATGCGAGCATTTGCAACACTCCCAAGCCCTTTCGGGCTATTCGCCGACAGGCGTATCAGGGATAATTGAGCGGTTTTCAACCAGGCGCCTTCCCCTGTGCGCCGGTTACCCGCTTCATTCCCAAGGAGTTCCCCCATGAGCAAGACCATCGCGGTGATCCCGGGCGACGGCATCGGCCCGGAGATCATGACCGCCACGTTGCGCGTGCTCGATGCGCTGGATTGCGGTCTGAGCTATGACACCGTCGAGGCCGGCATGATTGCGCTGGAAAAGCACGGCGATCTGCTGCCCAAGGCCACGCTCGATGCCATCGCCAAGCACGAAGTGGCGCTGAAAGGCCCGCTGACCACGCCGGTGGGCGGCGGCTTCACCTCGATCAATGTCACGCTGCGCCGTCATTTCGATCTGTACGCGAACGTGCGCCCGGCGATCAGCTTCCCGGGCACCAAGGCGCGCTACGAGAACATCGACATCATCACGGTGCGCGAGAACACCGAAGGCGCCTATCTGGCTGAAGGCCAGACGCTGTCGGAAGATGGTGAAGTGGCGACTTCGATGATCCGCAACACCCGCAAAGGTAGTGCTCGCATCGTTCGCTATGCGTTCGAGATGGCGGTAAAGAAAGGCCGCAAGAAAGTCACGGCGGTGCACAAGGCCAACATCATCAAGACCGCTTCGGGCCTGTTCCTCAATGTGGCGCGCGAGATCGCCAAGGAATACCCGCAGATCGAGTTCAACGAAATGATCGTGGACAACGCCTGCATGCAGCTGGTGATGCGTCCCGAGCAGTTCGACGTGATCGTCACCACCAACTTGTTCGGTGACATCCTTTCCGATCTGTGTGCGGGTCTGGTGGGCGGTCTGGGTCTGGCACCGGGCGACAACATCGGCGAGCATGCGGCTATCTTCGAAGCCGTGCATGGTTCGGCGCCGGATATTGCTGGCAAGGGTGTCGCCAATCCGTGCGCGTTGTTGCTGGCGGCGGCGGATATGCTCGATCACCTGGGCATGGTCGATAAAGGCACCAAGCTGCGTCAGGCAATCCGCGACACGATGGCGAACGATCGCGATCACGTCACGCCGGATCTGGGCGGCAAGGGTTCCACCCAAAGCTTTGGCGAGGCGATTGTTAAGCGCGTCAAAGCTTGAACTTGGTTCTTCGTAAATCAAAAAAAGGCCGCCATGGGCGGCCTTTTTTGTGTCGTGTCGCAGAGGGTGGTCTGACGCATCAGGCTGCTTCTCGACGTGCCGGCTGAAAACTTCCTGGCTCCGTCTTCGACGGTACCGCAATACGGTTCCAGCCGTTGATCATGATCACCAGCAGATTCAGATCCATCAGCTCGCGTTCGCTGAACTGCGCGCTTGCCTGTTGGTAAACCTCATCCGGCACACCATGCACAGGATCAAGCCGCGTCACCGCTTCGCACCAGACGAAGGCCGCGCGTTCGCGATCGCTATAAAAAGGCGCTTCACGCCAGGCTTGCAGCAGATAAAGGCGTTGCTCGGTTTCGCCATCGGCACGCGCTTCCTTGCTGTGCATATCGATGCAGTACGCGCAGCCATTCAATTGGGATGCGCGCAGCATCACCAGATGAACCAGACTCTTCTCAAGGCCGGATTGATCGATGTGCGCCTTCATCGCAAACAGCGGTTTCAGGGCTTCGGGATAGGTGTAGTAGGAAAAACGTGCCATGGGGAATGTCCTCGGTTGATGGGCCACAGTCGGCCGTTTCAATGCAAGGACGGGCCACTCGGCGATTTCGTGACAGTGGCCAACCGGGCCAGCTTTTCCGGATTGCGCAAAGAGTGAAGTGCGACGATGTGCTCACCATCGCACTCGATCCAGGTAGCGGTGGCCAGCTTGTCATCCACCCAGGTCAGCATGACCGGTGCGCCGTTGAGCATCTGCAGTTGCCGCCGCACAACGTGTTCCTCTTCATGCTTCGCGACCTGCAAGTAAAGACGGGTGATCCGGTCGCCGCCTAGCAGCGGTCGCAACGCAGCGGTGACCACGCCGCCGCCGTCGGATACGTGCATGGCATCTTCGGCAAACAGCATGCGCAGGTTTTCTTCATTCGGGTGTTCCAGCGCCTGGGCGAAGCGTTCCAGCAGACGGCGCTGCGTCTGAGTGTTGGTGGTGAAACGCGTACGTTCATCGCGCAACCGCTGTTTGGCGCGATGTGCACGCTGGCGGGAAGCTTCTTCGGTGATGTCGAGGATGGCCGCGGCTTCTGCGTGGCTATAGTCAAAGACATCGTGTAGCAGAAATGCCGCCCGTTCTTCAGCCGTGAGCCGTTCGAGCAGCACCAGAAACGACATGGTGAGCGTTTCAGCATGCTCGGCATGGGCTTCAGGGCGCTTTTCCAGTTCGATCAGCGGCTCGGGCAGCCAGGGGCCGGTGTAATGCTCGCGTTCTACCTTGGCGTGGCGCAGTCGATCCAGGGCCAGGCGTGTGGTGACGGTGACCAGCCAGGCTTCCGGATCATCCAGGCTGGACTTGTCTTGCGCATGCCAGCGCAGCCAGGCGTCATGAAGAATATCTTCGGCATCGGCCGGCGTGCCCAGCATGCGATAGGCGAGGCCGAGCAGGCGAGGGCGGTGTTTCTGAAACAGTTCGGTGTGCGCGTCCACGGCAGTCCTCCAGGCGGTCGTGCAACCAGGACGCGCGAATCCGCGAAAGCGTGACAGTCAGTGGTTCAGCGCACGAACGGCCATGGTGCCAGGAACACCAGCCAGATAAAGATCACCATGCCGATGTATTTCACCGTACGGAACAGCTTCGGGTATTTCTTCTTGAATTCCCGGTTGCGTGCGCGGTTGCGCTGGTTAAGCGCAAAGATGCGATTGACGAAGCCGGTCTTTTCTTCCGGCGATTCGGTATTCGGTGAAGCGGTGATCTTGCCCATGAAAGCCCCCACGCGGTGGTTGATGGCATTCATCAGTCGGGTGCGTAACGGGCGTTCCACGTCGGCGAACAGGATCACGCGAGTCTGGTCGGTCTTGTTTTCCACCCAGTGCACGTAGGTTTCGTCGAACACGACATCCTTGCCGTCGCCCCAGGCGTGTTCTTCTCCGTCAACAAAGATGCGGCAGTCGCGCGAATTGGGCGTGATCAGGCCAAGGTGATAGCGCAGCGAACCGGCGAAAGGATCGCGATGCGGGTTGAGTTTGCTGTTTGGCGCGAGCGTGGCGAACATCGCTGCCTTCACGCTCGGAATCGATTTCAGCAAGGCGACCGTTTGCGGGCACAGTGCCTCGGCGGAGGACAACGGTTCACCGTACCATTTCAGGTAGAAGCGCTTCCAACCTTGCTTGAAGAAGCTGTTGAAGCTGGCGTCATTGTTGTTTTGCGCGGCGCGGATATGACCTTCGTCAAACAGTTGCAGCGCTTCGTCGCGAATGATTTGCCAGTTGTTTTGGAGCAGGTCGAGTTGCGGGAAGCCGCCGCGGTCGAGAATCGGTCTGGCCGGTACCGCCGAGAAGGCGTACATCAGCAGGTTGTAGGGCGCGAACACCGCGGAGTGATCAACGAGCTGACGATCGAAGCGCAGGCGGGCGCGGCCACGCAGATGCACCAACAGCACGCACAGCACGAAAGCCAGCAGCACGTAGAGGACGATGAAACGGGGACTGAGGAAATCCATCGTGAAAAGCGGCTCGGGTAGCGCCAGGGATATGGCCGGAGTATGTGGCCGGAAAGCCGCAAGTCAAGGATTTTACGGCAGATCTATGCCTGCATGGGGCCGTTCCGGACGGTCTTAGTGACGCAGCACGTAAACGGCTCCGCCGCCCGGGCGATACCCATCCTTCAAGGCGCGATGCACATAGGCGGAAGCGCGACGTATCGCTTGGCGCGGCGTATGACCCAGGGCGAGTTCGGCTGCGATGGCAGATGCCAGCGTGCAACCGGTGCCGTGGCCCTCGCGCGGCAGGCGGGTGTGCCGGATTTCTATGACGCCGCGATCATCGAAGTAACGGTCAACCACCTTGTCGCCACGCGCATGGCCGCCTTTCAACAAGACACTGGCGGCTCCGAGGGCGAGCAAAGCTTCGCCGGCTGCTTCCAGTTGTCTAGCGGTGCGTAGCGGGCGGCCGAGCAGGGATTCGGCCTCGGGCAGGTTCGGAGTCACTATGTCAGCGAGCGGAATCAGCTCGTTGATGACGGCCTCGACGGCATCCTCGTCGAGCAGTCGCGAGCCGCTGGTGGAAATCATGACCGGGTCGACGACCAGCCAGGCAGGCTTGCGTCGGCGCAACTCCCTGGCGACGAGTCGTACGGTTTTGGCGTTGCCAAGCATCCCCGTTTTTACCGCGGCGATCGGGAAGTCATCGAACACTGCTTGGATCTGGTTGCGGATGTGCGCAAGTGGCACCGGATGCACTGCGGTGACGCCACGCGTGTTCTGCGAGGTGATGGCGGCAATGACTGACAAGCCATGCACGTGGTGTGCATGGAACGTTTTCAGATCGGCCTGAATGCCGGCGCCTCCGCCGGAGTCGGAACCGGCGATGGTGAGGGCGATGGGCGGTTGGTTGGAGGTTGCCACGCTCTTAGCTCGTCATTCTGGCGAAGGCCGGAATCCATCTATAACAATGCGGGATACAGGTCGATCCATTAAGGATTTTCTTCTTCGATCAAACGAAATTTACAGTCACGCTTCCAGTTCTTAATGGCTTTTTTTCGGAGGATGGCCGACTCCATTGTGTCATGGAGTTCAAACCAAGCGAGCAAATGCACATCGTAACGGTTCGTAAATCCGGCTACGAAGTCATTTTTGTGCTGCCAAATGCGCTTGATCAAATCGCTGGTGACGCCAACGTAAAGCGTGCCTCTACGACGGCTGGCAAGTATGTATACACAAGGTAATCGCCGGTCCATGGCTACGTCCCACATGGATTCCGGCCTTCGCCGGAATCCATTTCTGTTGCTTTAGCGGTAAATAAAACCTTGCTTTTTACAGTCTCAAACAGCAGGCCGGCTCTTACAACGCTTCCGACGCAAAATCCGCCAACCGCGAACGCTCGCCACGTCGAAGCGTGATATGCGCCGAATGCGACCAATGCTTGAAGCGATCAACCGCGTAGGTCAGGCCGGATGTTGTTTCAGTCAGGTAAGGCGTATCGATCTGCTCTACGTTGCCCAGGCACACGATCTTGGTGCCGGGGCCGGCGCGTGTGATGAGCGTCTTCATCTGTTTTGGCGTGAGATTCTGCGCCTCATCAATGATCAGGTAACGCGACAGGAAGGTGCGTCCGCGCATGAAGTTGAGCGAGCGGATCTTGATGCGCGACGCAAGCAGGTCGTTGGTGGCCTGGCGGCCCCAACTGCCGCCTTCTTCGGGATTGGCGAGCACTTCGAGATTATCGGTGAGCGCGCCCATCCACGGCGTCATCTTTTCTTCTTCAGTGCCGGGCAGGAAGCCGATGTCTTCGCCGACCGAGACGGTGGCGCGGGTCATGATGATTTCGCGATAGCGCTGCTGGTCCATGACTTGCGCCAGACCGGCAGCCAGCGCGAGCAGGGTTTTGCCGGTGCCGGCGGTGCCGAGCAGGGTGACGAAGTCGACATCGGGATCCATCAGCACATTCAGCGCGAAGTTCTGTTCGCGGTTGCGCGCAGCGATGCCCCACACGCTGTGGTTGCTGTGGCTGTGATCGTCGAGCAAGACCAGCGTCGCGCGCTGTTCGTCCACGTGCAGTACGCGCAGTTCCACGTTGTCGTCACCGGGCAGGAACAGGCACTGGTTGGGATACCAGTCTTCATCCTCATGGCGCTCGACTTTGTAGTAAGTGCGACCACGTTCGTTCCAGGATTGCACTTCGGGATGCTTGTCCCAGAAGCTTTCCGGTAGTTCCGTGGAGCCGGTGTAGAGCAGGGAAAAATCATCGAGGGCGCGATCGTTTTCGTAGTCCTCCGCATCAATCCCGTAGATCTTGGACTTGATGCGCAGGTTGATGTCCTTGGTAACCAGAATCACCGCACGATCCGGATTCTGGTCACGCAGTTCGATCACCGAGGAAAGGATCTGGTTGTCGGCCTTGCCATGCCCGTTCGTCGTGCGCTGCTGGAAATACAGCCGGCCCACCGCGCCGCCGCGCCTGAGCGTGACGCCTTCCGGGCTGCTCAGTTCCAGACCGTTGCTGATGCCGTGCCCGTTGCCGCGCTCGATCAGCTCGTTGAGAAAACGACTGACCTGGCGACCGTTGCGTGAAACTTCCGAAGCCCCTTTTTTCTTTTCGTCCAGCTCCTCCAGCACCGTCATGGGAATGAAGACGTCGTGTTCCTCGAAACGGAACAGCGAAGTGGGATCGTGCAACAGCACATTGGTATCGAGGGCGTAGATGCGCTTGCTTCCGGTCATGCGGAAGGAACCTCACGAGGTTTGAGGTGGAGAGGGAAGTGCACGTTTGCGAGAGCGTGTGACGTGGAAATCACCGGGTAGGAATAGCGTCGAGCACCGCCTGGGCATGGCCGGGCACCTTCACGCCCCGCCACTCCGCGGCGAGCTTGCCGTCGGGGTCGATCAGAAAGGTACTGCGTACCACGCCCATGTGACGTTTCCCGTACAGCACCTTTTCATGGATCACGTCGAAGGCGCCGCACCAGGTTTCCTCAGGGTCAGAGACCAGCGGGAATGGCAATTCCTGCTTGCTGGCAAAGTTGGCGTGGGATTTAACCGAGTCGCGCGAGACGCCGATGATTTCGGCGTGGCGTTTCTTGAACTTCGGATAGAGATCGCGGAAGTCTTTGGCCTCGTTGGTGCACCCGGGGGTGCTGTCCTTCGGGTAGAAGTAGACGACTACCCATTGGCCTTTCAGTGAATCGAGTTTCAGCGTGCTGCCGTCGCCGGTGACGCCTTGAAGCTTGGGTACTTTCTTGCCGAGTTCGGGCATGGGCTCTCCATCAGAACAG from Dyella caseinilytica includes these protein-coding regions:
- a CDS encoding M48 family metalloprotease; the encoded protein is MINAPRHLRKRLLTGLVLAAISFVAGAQQDKPDDIQLPDLGSSANALISPQEAQDYGTMMLEQMRALDMVLDDPLADDYINNLGFRLASNSAKPKDHFAFFIPKDPVINAFSAPGGYTGINSGLIIITRTEDELAAVMAHEIGHTTQNHLQRAYEAARKDTPLMALVALGAIAAGGAAGGQAAAAALLGGQGVIMQKEINFTRKDEAEADRTGIMTLSKAGFDPNAMAEFFQRMEDVMSADSGGFQLPALLQDHPVTPQRIADAKARATALIAEQKSLPNGNLLNKTSWDKQTAPIAYVKDPTALLAANNSKDPNTYLLMRERVRVLSDDAYRMDSYYSELLARHDGSGRTTENYYGYALALTRSDQGAKAITQLEPLLTKYPDSLILRLAMAGARFQAGQRGAALDIYAALNAQSPRNKAVGVAYANALTVGGTKAQAAQAADMLRPMLEDTDEPDLFTAYAQASEKAGDSVRAGEAYAQASYLSGRPFDAMEQLKTLLKRTDLDYYARARIQAHIAELTPLVMELRKRRVSTDDNPDGSNQTQQQLGSNGACSGRLCFSLGNDSH
- the grxC gene encoding glutaredoxin 3; translation: MPKIEVYSTAVCPYCVAAKNLLKAKGLSWQEVRVDTDPAERDAMLQRSGGRRTVPQIFINDQLVGGYDDLVAADRSGKLAQLLSEAA
- a CDS encoding carboxymuconolactone decarboxylase family protein — its product is MSAEKDRLAEFTAFRQRMNERILGEDNQVVRRFFALDTQTYKAGALDVKTKEMLGLVASMVLRCDDCISYHVAQCKEAGVSREEFFEVFSVGLVVGGSIVIPHLRRAVDFLDKLESGDAAGQGVGCGDHA
- a CDS encoding isocitrate dehydrogenase, which codes for MSKTIAVIPGDGIGPEIMTATLRVLDALDCGLSYDTVEAGMIALEKHGDLLPKATLDAIAKHEVALKGPLTTPVGGGFTSINVTLRRHFDLYANVRPAISFPGTKARYENIDIITVRENTEGAYLAEGQTLSEDGEVATSMIRNTRKGSARIVRYAFEMAVKKGRKKVTAVHKANIIKTASGLFLNVAREIAKEYPQIEFNEMIVDNACMQLVMRPEQFDVIVTTNLFGDILSDLCAGLVGGLGLAPGDNIGEHAAIFEAVHGSAPDIAGKGVANPCALLLAAADMLDHLGMVDKGTKLRQAIRDTMANDRDHVTPDLGGKGSTQSFGEAIVKRVKA
- a CDS encoding carboxymuconolactone decarboxylase family protein, which codes for MARFSYYTYPEALKPLFAMKAHIDQSGLEKSLVHLVMLRASQLNGCAYCIDMHSKEARADGETEQRLYLLQAWREAPFYSDRERAAFVWCEAVTRLDPVHGVPDEVYQQASAQFSERELMDLNLLVIMINGWNRIAVPSKTEPGSFQPARREAA
- the sigJ gene encoding RNA polymerase sigma factor SigJ; its protein translation is MDAHTELFQKHRPRLLGLAYRMLGTPADAEDILHDAWLRWHAQDKSSLDDPEAWLVTVTTRLALDRLRHAKVEREHYTGPWLPEPLIELEKRPEAHAEHAETLTMSFLVLLERLTAEERAAFLLHDVFDYSHAEAAAILDITEEASRQRAHRAKQRLRDERTRFTTNTQTQRRLLERFAQALEHPNEENLRMLFAEDAMHVSDGGGVVTAALRPLLGGDRITRLYLQVAKHEEEHVVRRQLQMLNGAPVMLTWVDDKLATATWIECDGEHIVALHSLRNPEKLARLATVTKSPSGPSLH
- a CDS encoding aspartyl/asparaginyl beta-hydroxylase domain-containing protein encodes the protein MVLYVLLAFVLCVLLVHLRGRARLRFDRQLVDHSAVFAPYNLLMYAFSAVPARPILDRGGFPQLDLLQNNWQIIRDEALQLFDEGHIRAAQNNNDASFNSFFKQGWKRFYLKWYGEPLSSAEALCPQTVALLKSIPSVKAAMFATLAPNSKLNPHRDPFAGSLRYHLGLITPNSRDCRIFVDGEEHAWGDGKDVVFDETYVHWVENKTDQTRVILFADVERPLRTRLMNAINHRVGAFMGKITASPNTESPEEKTGFVNRIFALNQRNRARNREFKKKYPKLFRTVKYIGMVIFIWLVFLAPWPFVR
- the thiD gene encoding bifunctional hydroxymethylpyrimidine kinase/phosphomethylpyrimidine kinase; this encodes MATSNQPPIALTIAGSDSGGGAGIQADLKTFHAHHVHGLSVIAAITSQNTRGVTAVHPVPLAHIRNQIQAVFDDFPIAAVKTGMLGNAKTVRLVARELRRRKPAWLVVDPVMISTSGSRLLDEDAVEAVINELIPLADIVTPNLPEAESLLGRPLRTARQLEAAGEALLALGAASVLLKGGHARGDKVVDRYFDDRGVIEIRHTRLPREGHGTGCTLASAIAAELALGHTPRQAIRRASAYVHRALKDGYRPGGGAVYVLRH
- a CDS encoding GIY-YIG nuclease family protein, which produces MWDVAMDRRLPCVYILASRRRGTLYVGVTSDLIKRIWQHKNDFVAGFTNRYDVHLLAWFELHDTMESAILRKKAIKNWKRDCKFRLIEEENP
- a CDS encoding PhoH family protein, yielding MTGSKRIYALDTNVLLHDPTSLFRFEEHDVFIPMTVLEELDEKKKGASEVSRNGRQVSRFLNELIERGNGHGISNGLELSSPEGVTLRRGGAVGRLYFQQRTTNGHGKADNQILSSVIELRDQNPDRAVILVTKDINLRIKSKIYGIDAEDYENDRALDDFSLLYTGSTELPESFWDKHPEVQSWNERGRTYYKVERHEDEDWYPNQCLFLPGDDNVELRVLHVDEQRATLVLLDDHSHSNHSVWGIAARNREQNFALNVLMDPDVDFVTLLGTAGTGKTLLALAAGLAQVMDQQRYREIIMTRATVSVGEDIGFLPGTEEEKMTPWMGALTDNLEVLANPEEGGSWGRQATNDLLASRIKIRSLNFMRGRTFLSRYLIIDEAQNLTPKQMKTLITRAGPGTKIVCLGNVEQIDTPYLTETTSGLTYAVDRFKHWSHSAHITLRRGERSRLADFASEAL
- a CDS encoding peroxiredoxin; translated protein: MPELGKKVPKLQGVTGDGSTLKLDSLKGQWVVVYFYPKDSTPGCTNEAKDFRDLYPKFKKRHAEIIGVSRDSVKSHANFASKQELPFPLVSDPEETWCGAFDVIHEKVLYGKRHMGVVRSTFLIDPDGKLAAEWRGVKVPGHAQAVLDAIPTR